The nucleotide sequence GTCTGCCCCACGCGAGAGCACGAGACGAGGACCACGAGTGAGCGACGAACCCGAGGTGGGCGAAGGCCGCGCCGTGCCGTCTGCGTCCGACAACCCGGACGATGCCGTGGTGTCCGACTCGACGACGGCGCCGGAATCGGCGCCGGAGTCCGAGGTGGACCTGGTGAAGTCCGAGCGGGATTCGGGGTCGCTCGACGAGGCGTCCGAGGACGAATCCTCCGGATCCGTCCGCGAGTCGGCCCTCGTCGGTGCCGCAGCCGGGTCTGCCAGGGCCGCCGCCCGCAGGTCCGGAGCCCGGGCCGGATCCACCCCGGCCAAGGGCACCGCCACCCGGCCACGCGACACCGGCCGTGAGGTCAAGGTCAACGTCTTCGCACGGCTCGGTCGGTTCTTGCGCGAGGTCGTGGCGGAGCTGCGCAAGGTCATCTGGCCGGCGCGCAACCAGATGGTCACCTACACCATCGTGGTGATCGTGTTCGTCGTCTTCATGGTCGCGCTCACCGCGGGCCTTGACGTGTTGTTCGCCAAGGGAGTACTTGCGGTCTTCGGCTGAGATGTCTCGGCGTCGGCCCCCGCGGTGACGCCGAGCCACACCCGCCCCGCAGGCGTTCCCCCTTGCAGTTGATGAAAGTCAGATGAGGAAGTGACCAGTACCGTGTCGAGCCCTGTCGATTCCACCGGTGATGTCGAGGCCGTCGACGATCTGTCGACCCCCGACGTGGCCTCGAGCGACTCTTCGACGGACTCCCCGTCGATCGAGCCCGCTGAGACCGCATCGGCGGGAGATAGCGCTGCCGACCTGCCCGACATCGACGCCGAACCCGTCGATCCGATCGCCGAGTTGAAGGCCTCGCTCAAGCGGGCG is from Nakamurella sp. PAMC28650 and encodes:
- the secE gene encoding preprotein translocase subunit SecE, producing the protein MSDEPEVGEGRAVPSASDNPDDAVVSDSTTAPESAPESEVDLVKSERDSGSLDEASEDESSGSVRESALVGAAAGSARAAARRSGARAGSTPAKGTATRPRDTGREVKVNVFARLGRFLREVVAELRKVIWPARNQMVTYTIVVIVFVVFMVALTAGLDVLFAKGVLAVFG